The following proteins are encoded in a genomic region of Magallana gigas chromosome 1, xbMagGiga1.1, whole genome shotgun sequence:
- the LOC105326910 gene encoding uncharacterized protein KIAA1143 homolog → MPKAKIAYVQNDEPDFIKKFKQKVGYKEGPTVDTKREIPNFEDDGDEDRPDNDDEKPMIVQLREGDLTAEEVEELEKSQEPASDGKIKFKKPVKRSGDETELNTSTKKKKEQKDEAKKEEKEKKDKKEKKKSGKAVKNSTLLSFNEEEEDAT, encoded by the exons ATGCCAAAGGCTAAAATAGCTTATGTTCAGAACGACGAACCGGACTTCATCAAGAAATTCAAGCAGAAAGTCGGATACAAAGAGGGCCCCACAGTTGACACCAAG AGGGAGATCCCGAACTTTGAGGATGACGGTGATGAGGATCGACCTGACAATGACGATGAGAAGCCGATGATAGTACAGCTACGGGAGGGTGATCTAACGGCTGAGGAGGTGGAGGAACTGGAGAAGAGTCAAG AGCCTGCGTCAGATGGGAAAATCAAGTTCAAGAAGCCGGTGAAGAGAAGTGGGGATGAAACAGAACTGAACACCTCAACAAAGAAAAAGAAGGAGCAGAAAGATGAAGCAAAGAAGGAggagaaagaaaagaaagacaaaaaggaaaagaaaaagtcaGGGAAGGCTGTCAAGAACTCGACGCTGTTGTCTTTTAATGAGGAAGAAGAGGATGCTACTTAG
- the LOC117687352 gene encoding uncharacterized protein isoform X2: MNEYRFYLTGKDASTWRRLVGRYYWLPDSQIISHLVEVHGLSCKDHCSLDSTPEADELGLPEFIYEDPDAEEETEPFTSIDGQVDQSRTNKTNSNAQSMDPQELFCQGVNNTGPPPASLDNRWASTSAEEDQNGSFCQGAVIIQNIHDSTQHKNQAAELSCEVTQGQESAPSRGAMETSLLLRCEQSPSVTQPAETDHFDAALQTLLLSAESELPPTQCNSSVLPLASTHGNLPNHSQTDQVNSTSHGVRVQRTMPSNYSETALSENSKSVINCEAFNSTSITAYLHQDKNSPAFDKSVTKTVSSCVVEPALSGNSNSVAFNDGENLQSPLTATENLQSPLIATENLQSSLTATDNLQSTSTATDNLQSPLIATDNLQSPLTATENLQSPLTATDNLQSSLTATDNLQSTSTATDNLQSTSTATDNLQCPLTAPFMPVIVSVESLSNVVEKESPEPDKSVAVPTSSKQVLGKQPVVVLLKNKILHTLMEAQFIQTGADKAANQETVIKKSRTPTISYKPQEKEQPCDAPSKNSSAVKKTTIQKPSRKNLEFGTKYPSPSKDTEAEGRNRKGKGRANFKKKRRPDRFCVYCRQIIKGGRIADHMRGKHKFEPEVQAILKKPFEAQMKFFTAKRREGNYLYNLLLMDKGKNQPLMRERTQSRSKEDEIKVCSDCKGFYSKRCFFKHKCVSDDISRDTRRLRKVFMDNMEKDIGFQNILGRFVHGEIDEFCKSNNSIKTMGYQYYNTHRMKKGMSEEARQTAITDMRELSRLFFHFRIICATGRAVEDMFDTDNMKDLMEAMKLLEALNGSSNYTETGEESALYNTVVRMVKSLDEFYTCTRQFETKKDLVNFKKSFTSKIKRFTVKKQTRISESDAPPEPFDNASMEADNGMCELITEEPSTKQVTSEDTTKQGTFENTSSIISARKHITGDVNTEDTTTGMSVTEYITGEESSEQGTYVDASTNTSSSMPATEEGVRDVGTSDDSPKRKSGRTPVPKQFPVEVNGSAKRIRLGNVHSEAEEETEKCPVEKIGRFSVKWSREETHLLRRHFHSYIYTQNDKDDNTGNLPGKKEIQAFLKSHTIGCIKELKEKTQIQKIRTKIFNERKTSRERGWKKLREMEAAKRTVN; the protein is encoded by the exons atGAACGAATATCGATTTTATCTGACGGGAAAAGACGCCAGCACGTGGCGGCGGCTGGTGGGCCGTTACTACTGGTTACCCGACAGTCAGATCATCTCACACCTGGTGGAGGTACACGGTCTGTCGTGTAAAGATCACTGTTCACTGGACAG CACTCCTGAAGCTGATGAATTGGGACTGCCTGAGTTTATATATGAAGATCCAG ATGCAGAAGAAGAAACAGAGCCATTTACCAGTATTGATGGTCAAGTTGATCAAAGCAGGACCAATAAG ACCAACAGTAATGCACAATCCATGGATCCTCAGGAATTGTTTTGCCAGGGTGTTAACAACACAGGACCTCCACCAGCCAGCCTAGACAACCGATGGGCCAGTACCTCTGCTGAAGAAGACCAGAATGGCTCATTCTGTCAAGGGGCAGTCATTATACAAAACATCCATGATTCAACACAACACAAGAATCAGGCAGCAGAGTTAAGTTGTGAAGTAACACAGGGACAAGAATCGGCTCCTTCCAGGGGAGCCATGGAAACCTCTCTATTGTTACGTTGTGAACAGTCACCCAGCGTCACTCAGCCTGCAGAAACAGATCATTTTGATGCGGCCTTGCAGACTTTATTATTGAGTGCTGAATCAGAACTTCCTCCAACACAATGCAATTCTTCAGTGTTACCTTTGGCTTCAACTCATGGAAATTTGCCAAATCATTCACAGACTGATCAAGTGAATTCTACTAGTCATGGAGTCAGAGTTCAGAGAACAATGCCCTCAAATTACAGTGAAACAGCTTTATCTGAAAACTCCAAATCTGTTATCAATTGTGAAGCATTTAACTCAACATCCATCACTGCTTACCTTCATCAAGACAAGAATAGCCCAGCATTTGATAAATCAGTTACAAAAACAGTGTCCTCTTGTGTTGTTGAACCAGCTTTATCTGGGAACTCAAATTCTGTAGCCTTCAATGATGGAGAGAATCTTCAGTCTCCACTGACTGCCACAGAGAATCTTCAGTCTCCACTGATTGCCACAGAGAATCTTCAGTCTTCACTGACTGCCACAGACAATCTTCAGTCTACATCCACTGCCACAGACAATCTTCAGTCTCCATTGATTGCCACAGACAATCTTCAGTCTCCACTGACTGCAACAGAGAATCTTCAGTCTCCACTGACTGCCACAGACAATCTTCAGTCTTCACTGACTGCCACAGACAATCTTCAGTCTACATCCACTGCCACAGACAATCTTCAGTCTACATCCACTGCCACAGACAATCTTCAGTGTCCACTGACTGCACCCTTTATGCCAGTAATTGTCAGTGTTGAGTCATTATCCAATGTCGTTGAGAAGGAGAGTCCAGAGCCTGATAAATCGGTGGCTGTACCCACCTCTAGTAAGCAGGTGCTGGGTAAACAACCAGTGGTGGTCTTGTTAAAGAACAAGATATTGCACACCCTGATGGAGGCCCAATTTATACAAACTGGCGCAGACAAG GCAGCAAACCAAGAAACAGTCATAAAGAAATCCAGAACCCCTACCATATCCTACAAACCACAAGAAAAGGAGCAACCCTGTGATG CACCATCCAAAAATTCATCAGCagtaaagaaaacaacaattcaAAAGCCCAGCAGAAAAAA tctTGAATTTGGTACCAAATATCCTTCACCATCAAAAGACACTGAAGCTGAAGGAAGAAATAGAAAAGGAAAAGGGAGAGcaaactttaaaaagaagaGA AGACCAGATCGATTCTGTGTTTACTGTAGACAAATTATCAAAGGGGGAAGAATAGCCGATCACATGAGGGGAAAACACAAGTTTGAACCAGAGGTGCAGGCAATTCTAAAGAAGCCGTTTGAAGCTCAGATGAAATTTTTCACTGCTAAACGGAGGGAGGGAAATTACTTGTACAATCTTCTCCTAATGGACAAAGGCAAAAATCAGCCATTGATGAGAGAAAGGACCCAATCAAGATCCAAAGAAGACGAAATAAAAGTCTGTAGTGATTGCAAAGGCTTCTACTCCAAACGCTGCTTCTTCAAACATAAATGTGTGTCCGATGATATTTCCAGAGACACTAGAAGACTCAGGAAAGTCTTCATGGATAACATGGAAAAAGACATAGGCTTCCAGAACATTCTGGGTAGGTTTGTTCACGGAGAGATTGATGAGTTCTGCAAGTCCAACAACTCAATAAAAACCATGGGATACCAGTATTACAACACACATCGAATGAAGAAAGGGATGAGTGAAGAAGCAAGACAAACTGCAATCACAGACATGAGGGAATTAAGTAGGTTGTTCTTCCATTTCCGTATCATCTGCGCTACAGGAAGAGCAGTAGAAGACATGTTTGACACAGACAATATGAAGGACTTGATGGAGGCCATGAAGCTGTTGGAGGCCCTGAATGGATCTAGCAACTATACGGAGACTGGGGAGGAATCAGCCCTTTATAACACTGTCGTACGAATGGTGAAATCTCTGGATGAATTCTACACCTGTACCAGACAGTTTGAAACAAAGAAGGACCTTGTAAACTTCAAGAAATCATTCACcagtaaaattaaaa GATTTACTGTAAAAAAGCAGACAAGGATATCAGAATCGGATGCTCCCCCAG AGCCATTTGATAATGCTTCAATGGAGGCAGACAATGGTATGTGTGAATTAATTACAGAGGAACCCAGCACAAAACAAGTCACATCTGAAGATACCACAAAACAGGGTACATTTGAAAATACGTCATCTATTATATCAGCAAGAAAACACATTACTGGGGATGTTAACACTGAAGATACAACAACTGGAATGTCGGTCACGGAATACATCACTGGAGAAGAGAGCAGTGAACAGGGTACATATGTTGATGCATCAACCAATACATCGAGCAGTATGCCAGCCACTGAGGAGGGGGTCAGAGATGTAGGTACATCTGATGATTCACCAAAGAGGAAATCGGGCAGGACACCAGTTCCTAAACAATTTCCTGTTGAAGTGAATGGATCAGCCAAGAGAATCAGACTGGGGAATGTCCATAGCGAGGCTGAGGAGGAGACAGAAAAATGTCCTGTTGAAAAGATTGGAAGATTCTCAG tAAAATGGTCTAGAGAAGAAACCCACCTGTTGAGGCGTCATTTTCATAGCTACATATACACACAGAATGATAAAGATGACAACACTGGTAATTTACCAg gtaaGAAAGAAATCCAGGCCTTTTTGAAGTCCCACACAATTGGTTGCATTAAAGAACTGAAGGAGAAAACACAGATCCAAAAAATCAGAACCAAGATTTTCAACGAAAGGAAAACATCGCGTGAGAGAGGATGGAAAAAACTGCGGGAAATGGAAGCTGCAAAACGAACTGTGAACTGA
- the LOC136275493 gene encoding paraneoplastic antigen Ma3 homolog, translating into MLQQKEIDSMTEVFTEMGLKPKADTPEHFKQWLEEFQKGAKPKVKRESTSEEGATAGGTTSQLLEKNPRLPIFSGDKKGDTNFDLWKYEVQCLLKENYCESVISQAIRRSLKGDAARIVMVLGPDANITDILSKFESVYGTIHSKATVLSKFYSARQQEEENVAAWGCRLEDLLNHARKEGLVQTAAVNDMLKNMFYEGLRPELKDTTAFIFDKTLNFDDLRHEIRIKEEEMIQRKKSRKTERTQAISTTEEIEEIKAMIQNLNKDVLDMKNRAYSTNENSDKDMSPQYSSPRFENYRGNIRGRGQFYRQGQFQGRQSAGDVTCYRCGQQGHLQYGCRVRLDHRRPHGLNMRRPTARRGK; encoded by the coding sequence ATGTTACAACAAAAGGAAATTGATTCTATGACGGAAGTTTTCACCGAGATGGGTTTAAAACCCAAAGCCGATACACCTGAACATTTTAAACAGTGGCTAGAGGAATTTCAAAAAGGAGCAAAACCTAAAGTAAAGCGAGAATCTACTTCAGAAGAAGGTGCAACTGCTGGAGGTACAACATCTcaacttctggaaaaaaatccCAGGCTACCAATTTTCAGTGGGGATAAGAAAGGAGACACAAATTTTGATCTTTGGAAATATGAGGTGCAGTGCTTACTTAAGGAAAATTACTGTGAATCAGTCATATCACAGGCAATAAGGAGGTCACTGAAGGGTGATGCAGCTAGAATTGTCATGGTGTTGGGTCCTGATGCCAATATCACTGATATTCTGTCCAAATTTGAGAGTGTTTATGGCACCATACACAGTAAAGCAACTGTTTTGTCAAAATTCTATTCTGCAAGACAGCAGGAAGAAGAAAATGTTGCAGCATGGGGTTGCAGGTTGGAAGATCTGTTAAATCATGCTCGGAAAGAAGGATTAGTTCAAACCGCAGCTGTAAATGATATgctcaaaaacatgttttatgaagGATTGAGACCAGAGCTGAAAGACACCACAGCATTTATATTTGACAAAACACTAAACTTTGATGACTTGAGGCATGAAATAAGGATCAAAGAAGAAGAAATGATCCAGAGGAAGAAGTCAAGAAAAACTGAAAGGACTCAAGCAATATCAACAACAGAGGAAATTGAAGAAATTAAGGCTATGATTCAAAACCTTAATAAAGATGTATTAGATATGAAGAACAGAGCATACTCGACAAATGAGAACTCGGACAAAGATATGTCTCCACAGTATTCTTCACCTAGATTTGAGAATTACAGAGGAAATATTAGAGGAAGAGGTCAGTTTTACAGACAAGGACAGTTTCAAGGGAGACAATCTGCAGGAGATGTAACATGTTACAGATGCGGACAACAGGGACATCTTCAGTATGGATGCAGGGTGCGTTTAGATCATAGGAGACCTCATGGTTTAAACATGAGGAGGCCTACTGCGAGACGCGGCAAGTAG
- the LOC117687352 gene encoding uncharacterized protein isoform X1, with the protein MNEYRFYLTGKDASTWRRLVGRYYWLPDSQIISHLVEVHGLSCKDHCSLDSTPEADELGLPEFIYEDPDAEEETEPFTSIDGQVDQSRTNKTNSNAQSMDPQELFCQGVNNTGPPPASLDNRWASTSAEEDQNGSFCQGAVIIQNIHDSTQHKNQAAELSCEVTQGQESAPSRGAMETSLLLRCEQSPSVTQPAETDHFDAALQTLLLSAESELPPTQCNSSVLPLASTHGNLPNHSQTDQVNSTSHGVRVQRTMPSNYSETALSENSKSVINCEAFNSTSITAYLHQDKNSPAFDKSVTKTVSSCVVEPALSGNSNSVAFNDGENLQSPLTATENLQSPLIATENLQSSLTATDNLQSTSTATDNLQSPLIATDNLQSPLTATENLQSPLTATDNLQSSLTATDNLQSTSTATDNLQSTSTATDNLQCPLTAPFMPVIVSVESLSNVVEKESPEPDKSVAVPTSSKQVLGKQPVVVLLKNKILHTLMEAQFIQTGADKKAANQETVIKKSRTPTISYKPQEKEQPCDAPSKNSSAVKKTTIQKPSRKNLEFGTKYPSPSKDTEAEGRNRKGKGRANFKKKRRPDRFCVYCRQIIKGGRIADHMRGKHKFEPEVQAILKKPFEAQMKFFTAKRREGNYLYNLLLMDKGKNQPLMRERTQSRSKEDEIKVCSDCKGFYSKRCFFKHKCVSDDISRDTRRLRKVFMDNMEKDIGFQNILGRFVHGEIDEFCKSNNSIKTMGYQYYNTHRMKKGMSEEARQTAITDMRELSRLFFHFRIICATGRAVEDMFDTDNMKDLMEAMKLLEALNGSSNYTETGEESALYNTVVRMVKSLDEFYTCTRQFETKKDLVNFKKSFTSKIKRFTVKKQTRISESDAPPEPFDNASMEADNGMCELITEEPSTKQVTSEDTTKQGTFENTSSIISARKHITGDVNTEDTTTGMSVTEYITGEESSEQGTYVDASTNTSSSMPATEEGVRDVGTSDDSPKRKSGRTPVPKQFPVEVNGSAKRIRLGNVHSEAEEETEKCPVEKIGRFSVKWSREETHLLRRHFHSYIYTQNDKDDNTGNLPGKKEIQAFLKSHTIGCIKELKEKTQIQKIRTKIFNERKTSRERGWKKLREMEAAKRTVN; encoded by the exons atGAACGAATATCGATTTTATCTGACGGGAAAAGACGCCAGCACGTGGCGGCGGCTGGTGGGCCGTTACTACTGGTTACCCGACAGTCAGATCATCTCACACCTGGTGGAGGTACACGGTCTGTCGTGTAAAGATCACTGTTCACTGGACAG CACTCCTGAAGCTGATGAATTGGGACTGCCTGAGTTTATATATGAAGATCCAG ATGCAGAAGAAGAAACAGAGCCATTTACCAGTATTGATGGTCAAGTTGATCAAAGCAGGACCAATAAG ACCAACAGTAATGCACAATCCATGGATCCTCAGGAATTGTTTTGCCAGGGTGTTAACAACACAGGACCTCCACCAGCCAGCCTAGACAACCGATGGGCCAGTACCTCTGCTGAAGAAGACCAGAATGGCTCATTCTGTCAAGGGGCAGTCATTATACAAAACATCCATGATTCAACACAACACAAGAATCAGGCAGCAGAGTTAAGTTGTGAAGTAACACAGGGACAAGAATCGGCTCCTTCCAGGGGAGCCATGGAAACCTCTCTATTGTTACGTTGTGAACAGTCACCCAGCGTCACTCAGCCTGCAGAAACAGATCATTTTGATGCGGCCTTGCAGACTTTATTATTGAGTGCTGAATCAGAACTTCCTCCAACACAATGCAATTCTTCAGTGTTACCTTTGGCTTCAACTCATGGAAATTTGCCAAATCATTCACAGACTGATCAAGTGAATTCTACTAGTCATGGAGTCAGAGTTCAGAGAACAATGCCCTCAAATTACAGTGAAACAGCTTTATCTGAAAACTCCAAATCTGTTATCAATTGTGAAGCATTTAACTCAACATCCATCACTGCTTACCTTCATCAAGACAAGAATAGCCCAGCATTTGATAAATCAGTTACAAAAACAGTGTCCTCTTGTGTTGTTGAACCAGCTTTATCTGGGAACTCAAATTCTGTAGCCTTCAATGATGGAGAGAATCTTCAGTCTCCACTGACTGCCACAGAGAATCTTCAGTCTCCACTGATTGCCACAGAGAATCTTCAGTCTTCACTGACTGCCACAGACAATCTTCAGTCTACATCCACTGCCACAGACAATCTTCAGTCTCCATTGATTGCCACAGACAATCTTCAGTCTCCACTGACTGCAACAGAGAATCTTCAGTCTCCACTGACTGCCACAGACAATCTTCAGTCTTCACTGACTGCCACAGACAATCTTCAGTCTACATCCACTGCCACAGACAATCTTCAGTCTACATCCACTGCCACAGACAATCTTCAGTGTCCACTGACTGCACCCTTTATGCCAGTAATTGTCAGTGTTGAGTCATTATCCAATGTCGTTGAGAAGGAGAGTCCAGAGCCTGATAAATCGGTGGCTGTACCCACCTCTAGTAAGCAGGTGCTGGGTAAACAACCAGTGGTGGTCTTGTTAAAGAACAAGATATTGCACACCCTGATGGAGGCCCAATTTATACAAACTGGCGCAGACAAG AAGGCAGCAAACCAAGAAACAGTCATAAAGAAATCCAGAACCCCTACCATATCCTACAAACCACAAGAAAAGGAGCAACCCTGTGATG CACCATCCAAAAATTCATCAGCagtaaagaaaacaacaattcaAAAGCCCAGCAGAAAAAA tctTGAATTTGGTACCAAATATCCTTCACCATCAAAAGACACTGAAGCTGAAGGAAGAAATAGAAAAGGAAAAGGGAGAGcaaactttaaaaagaagaGA AGACCAGATCGATTCTGTGTTTACTGTAGACAAATTATCAAAGGGGGAAGAATAGCCGATCACATGAGGGGAAAACACAAGTTTGAACCAGAGGTGCAGGCAATTCTAAAGAAGCCGTTTGAAGCTCAGATGAAATTTTTCACTGCTAAACGGAGGGAGGGAAATTACTTGTACAATCTTCTCCTAATGGACAAAGGCAAAAATCAGCCATTGATGAGAGAAAGGACCCAATCAAGATCCAAAGAAGACGAAATAAAAGTCTGTAGTGATTGCAAAGGCTTCTACTCCAAACGCTGCTTCTTCAAACATAAATGTGTGTCCGATGATATTTCCAGAGACACTAGAAGACTCAGGAAAGTCTTCATGGATAACATGGAAAAAGACATAGGCTTCCAGAACATTCTGGGTAGGTTTGTTCACGGAGAGATTGATGAGTTCTGCAAGTCCAACAACTCAATAAAAACCATGGGATACCAGTATTACAACACACATCGAATGAAGAAAGGGATGAGTGAAGAAGCAAGACAAACTGCAATCACAGACATGAGGGAATTAAGTAGGTTGTTCTTCCATTTCCGTATCATCTGCGCTACAGGAAGAGCAGTAGAAGACATGTTTGACACAGACAATATGAAGGACTTGATGGAGGCCATGAAGCTGTTGGAGGCCCTGAATGGATCTAGCAACTATACGGAGACTGGGGAGGAATCAGCCCTTTATAACACTGTCGTACGAATGGTGAAATCTCTGGATGAATTCTACACCTGTACCAGACAGTTTGAAACAAAGAAGGACCTTGTAAACTTCAAGAAATCATTCACcagtaaaattaaaa GATTTACTGTAAAAAAGCAGACAAGGATATCAGAATCGGATGCTCCCCCAG AGCCATTTGATAATGCTTCAATGGAGGCAGACAATGGTATGTGTGAATTAATTACAGAGGAACCCAGCACAAAACAAGTCACATCTGAAGATACCACAAAACAGGGTACATTTGAAAATACGTCATCTATTATATCAGCAAGAAAACACATTACTGGGGATGTTAACACTGAAGATACAACAACTGGAATGTCGGTCACGGAATACATCACTGGAGAAGAGAGCAGTGAACAGGGTACATATGTTGATGCATCAACCAATACATCGAGCAGTATGCCAGCCACTGAGGAGGGGGTCAGAGATGTAGGTACATCTGATGATTCACCAAAGAGGAAATCGGGCAGGACACCAGTTCCTAAACAATTTCCTGTTGAAGTGAATGGATCAGCCAAGAGAATCAGACTGGGGAATGTCCATAGCGAGGCTGAGGAGGAGACAGAAAAATGTCCTGTTGAAAAGATTGGAAGATTCTCAG tAAAATGGTCTAGAGAAGAAACCCACCTGTTGAGGCGTCATTTTCATAGCTACATATACACACAGAATGATAAAGATGACAACACTGGTAATTTACCAg gtaaGAAAGAAATCCAGGCCTTTTTGAAGTCCCACACAATTGGTTGCATTAAAGAACTGAAGGAGAAAACACAGATCCAAAAAATCAGAACCAAGATTTTCAACGAAAGGAAAACATCGCGTGAGAGAGGATGGAAAAAACTGCGGGAAATGGAAGCTGCAAAACGAACTGTGAACTGA